Proteins encoded within one genomic window of Aerococcus viridans:
- the alaS gene encoding alanine--tRNA ligase, which produces MKQLTSAEIRQKWLDFWQSKGHSVEPSASLVPVQDPSLLWINSGVATLKKYFDGSVVPENPRITNSQKSIRTNDIENVGVTARHHTLFEMLGNFSIGDYFKAEVIPWAWEFLTDEKWLGLDPEKLYMTYYPEDTETVELWRKATGLSDNHYVPVEDNFWDLGAGPCGPDTEIFYDRGVKYQDLEDSDPEMYPGGENERYLEIWNIVFSQFNHMPNGEYVPLKHKNIDTGMGLERMTSVIQDAPTNFETDLFLPIIKEIETLGTAVKYGDKPETDVSYKVIADHVRAVTFAISDRALPSNEGRGYILRRLIRRAIMHARRLGIKDNFLTKLVPVVADIMADFYPEVKADQNFIQDVIKTEEDRFNETINEGEAIIQEVISTLEAEHNKVMSGAQAFKLYDTYGFPLELTQEYLEEVGIDVDLSGFEEAMKAQRERARAARKDSTGMAVQSEVLSEIDVTSSYVGYDQLVVETRINTIVLGDALVSAAEAGDEVYLVAEQTPFYAEMGGQIADTGDVLDEDGQLIGHVVNVVRAPNGQHLHEVKLAAAIVLDQTVQLVVDRRRHHSIEKNHTATHLLHQALKDVLGDHANQAGSLVTADHLRFDFSHFGQVTDEELAEMEAKVNEAIAEAFPVVTTVTSIDEARAAGAQALFGEKYGSEVRMVDINHWSIELCGGTHVGNTAEIGLFKITSESGIGAGVRRIEAVTSLAAIQEYKIQENILKQIAANLKAGKFLNIVSRLQQFREEHKETLQQLNALRDKMNAQAAGQIFDHVETVGAYTVIAEHVPNRSMDDLRKIADEWKQKGSSDILVLATSVDDKANLLIAVGQDAVKAGVKAGDLIKQVAPKIGGGGGGRPDMAQAGGKKPAGIEEALAFAKEIIGK; this is translated from the coding sequence ATGAAACAATTAACATCAGCAGAAATTCGCCAAAAGTGGCTAGATTTTTGGCAATCTAAAGGCCATAGTGTGGAGCCAAGTGCTTCATTAGTGCCAGTTCAAGATCCGTCATTATTATGGATTAACTCAGGGGTTGCAACCTTGAAGAAATACTTTGATGGCTCTGTTGTACCTGAAAACCCACGTATCACCAACTCACAAAAATCAATTCGTACCAACGATATTGAAAATGTTGGTGTGACAGCGCGTCACCATACCTTATTTGAAATGTTAGGGAACTTCTCTATCGGAGACTACTTCAAAGCTGAAGTGATTCCTTGGGCTTGGGAATTCTTAACTGACGAGAAATGGTTGGGATTAGATCCTGAGAAACTATATATGACTTACTACCCAGAGGATACTGAAACAGTTGAATTATGGCGTAAGGCGACTGGTTTATCTGATAACCATTATGTGCCAGTGGAAGATAACTTCTGGGATTTAGGTGCTGGTCCATGTGGTCCGGACACAGAAATTTTCTATGACCGCGGGGTTAAATACCAAGATTTAGAAGATTCTGACCCAGAAATGTACCCAGGCGGGGAAAATGAGCGTTACTTGGAAATCTGGAATATCGTTTTTTCTCAGTTTAACCATATGCCAAACGGCGAATATGTGCCTTTAAAACATAAGAATATTGATACGGGTATGGGGCTAGAGCGTATGACTTCTGTCATCCAAGATGCGCCAACCAACTTTGAAACAGACCTATTCTTACCGATTATTAAAGAAATTGAAACATTGGGGACAGCTGTAAAATATGGTGATAAACCTGAGACCGATGTTTCTTATAAGGTAATTGCTGACCACGTTCGTGCAGTAACTTTTGCCATTAGTGACCGTGCTTTACCTTCAAATGAAGGCCGTGGCTATATCTTACGTCGTTTAATCCGTCGTGCAATCATGCATGCACGACGTTTAGGTATTAAAGATAACTTCTTAACGAAATTGGTACCTGTTGTTGCGGACATTATGGCTGACTTCTATCCAGAAGTGAAAGCAGACCAAAACTTTATCCAGGATGTAATTAAAACAGAAGAAGATCGTTTTAACGAAACCATCAATGAAGGGGAAGCGATTATTCAAGAAGTGATTTCAACGCTTGAAGCAGAACATAATAAAGTGATGTCTGGTGCGCAAGCCTTTAAATTATATGATACTTACGGCTTCCCATTAGAATTAACGCAAGAATACTTAGAAGAAGTGGGTATTGATGTTGATTTATCTGGCTTTGAAGAAGCGATGAAAGCACAAAGAGAACGTGCGCGTGCTGCGCGTAAGGATTCAACAGGTATGGCTGTGCAGTCTGAAGTGTTGAGTGAAATTGATGTGACATCATCTTATGTTGGTTACGACCAATTAGTCGTAGAAACACGTATAAATACCATTGTGTTAGGAGACGCATTAGTGTCGGCAGCAGAAGCTGGGGACGAGGTATACTTAGTTGCTGAGCAGACACCATTTTACGCTGAAATGGGTGGTCAAATTGCGGATACAGGTGACGTCCTAGATGAAGATGGCCAATTAATTGGACATGTCGTAAATGTTGTTCGTGCGCCAAATGGTCAACACTTACATGAAGTAAAATTAGCAGCAGCAATCGTATTGGACCAAACTGTGCAATTAGTGGTTGACCGCCGTCGTCACCACTCAATCGAGAAAAACCATACGGCAACCCATTTGTTACATCAAGCATTGAAAGATGTTTTAGGGGACCATGCTAACCAAGCGGGGTCATTGGTAACTGCTGACCACTTACGTTTCGACTTCTCGCACTTTGGGCAAGTAACAGACGAAGAATTGGCTGAAATGGAAGCGAAAGTAAATGAAGCAATCGCTGAAGCTTTCCCAGTTGTGACAACAGTGACTTCTATTGATGAAGCTAGAGCTGCTGGTGCACAAGCCTTGTTTGGTGAAAAATATGGTAGTGAAGTGCGTATGGTAGATATTAACCACTGGTCAATTGAACTTTGTGGGGGTACACACGTTGGTAATACTGCTGAAATCGGTCTATTCAAGATCACTTCAGAATCTGGTATCGGTGCTGGTGTTCGTCGTATTGAAGCTGTAACCTCATTAGCTGCTATCCAAGAATACAAGATTCAAGAAAATATCTTGAAACAAATCGCTGCAAATCTTAAAGCTGGTAAATTCTTAAATATTGTTTCACGTTTACAACAATTTAGAGAAGAACATAAGGAAACTTTACAGCAATTAAATGCTTTACGTGATAAAATGAATGCGCAAGCTGCAGGACAAATTTTTGACCATGTTGAAACGGTTGGTGCTTACACTGTAATCGCTGAACACGTACCAAATCGTTCGATGGATGATCTACGTAAGATTGCGGATGAGTGGAAACAAAAAGGCTCTTCTGATATTCTTGTGCTAGCAACTTCAGTGGATGATAAAGCAAATCTATTAATCGCTGTTGGTCAAGATGCTGTTAAAGCGGGTGTTAAAGCAGGCGACCTAATCAAACAAGTCGCACCAAAAATTGGTGGTGGCGGTGGTGGTCGTCCAGATATGGCCCAAGCCGGCGGTAAAAAACCAGCTGGAATTGAAGAAGCACTTGCATTTGCGAAAGAAATTATTGGCAAATAA
- a CDS encoding IreB family regulatory phosphoprotein, whose amino-acid sequence MSNKDETVLFNFGENNEKDVKETLEIVYDSLKEKGYNPVNQIVGYLLSGDPAYIPRHNEARNIIRYHDRDEILEELIVNYMKQSGRE is encoded by the coding sequence ATGAGTAATAAAGATGAAACAGTCCTATTCAATTTCGGGGAAAACAACGAAAAGGATGTCAAAGAGACATTAGAAATCGTATATGATTCTCTTAAAGAAAAAGGTTACAACCCAGTAAATCAAATCGTTGGTTATTTATTATCTGGTGATCCAGCTTATATTCCACGTCATAACGAAGCGCGTAATATTATCCGTTATCATGACCGCGATGAAATTCTTGAAGAATTAATCGTGAATTACATGAAACAATCTGGTCGCGAGTAA
- the ruvX gene encoding Holliday junction resolvase RuvX, translating to MRYMGLDVGSKTVGVAVSDPFGWTAQGVEIIPIDEELEEFGLDRLGELIAEYKVEALVLGLPKNMNNSIGPRAEASQKYGQLVIDRFDLPVFYQDERLTTVQAERMLIANDVSRKKRKKVIDKLAAVLILQNYLDAHPS from the coding sequence ATGCGATACATGGGATTAGATGTGGGGTCTAAAACAGTCGGCGTGGCTGTTTCTGATCCATTCGGTTGGACGGCCCAAGGGGTGGAGATTATTCCAATCGATGAAGAATTAGAAGAATTCGGTTTGGACCGACTTGGCGAGTTGATTGCTGAGTATAAGGTAGAAGCGTTAGTTCTTGGTTTACCCAAGAATATGAACAATTCTATCGGCCCACGCGCTGAAGCATCACAAAAATACGGACAACTTGTGATAGACCGGTTTGATTTACCAGTCTTTTATCAGGATGAGCGTTTAACAACTGTTCAAGCAGAACGGATGTTAATTGCCAACGATGTAAGTCGTAAGAAACGCAAAAAGGTCATCGATAAGTTAGCTGCAGTACTCATTTTACAAAATTATTTAGATGCCCACCCATCGTAA